In a single window of the Acinetobacter sp. CS-2 genome:
- a CDS encoding CorA family divalent cation transporter, which translates to MLEAFYATERGSLEDATINGGFDLHPDLVWIDLIAPSQEEQQWVLDAYEQNLPTLKSLEDISSSARFYRDDDGILHISTYFLTKNKNFQVDGETDDNSSILATVQTVAFILHKQHLFTLRGEKLVAFRAFRARARRNDYEIDYKDPTWVLLGLLEAKLDELADILEDIHKDLEKYSTEVLNNRHREQILDLDDMITRLAQLEDILGKAQLCLIDLRRVLTFLSRPRALGSHIYDADIRELSEDVRSLVEHDAFLFQKVRFLLDTTSGFINTEQNDTIRRFSILPSMLAPPMLVASVYGMNTDVLPFARGTTSFIMVSIILAAFFIGPLAYFRWKKWI; encoded by the coding sequence ATGCTTGAAGCCTTTTACGCCACAGAGCGCGGTAGTTTGGAAGATGCCACCATCAATGGTGGTTTTGATCTCCACCCGGATTTAGTGTGGATCGATCTCATTGCCCCATCACAAGAAGAACAACAATGGGTCTTAGATGCTTATGAGCAAAATTTACCGACGCTAAAATCCTTGGAGGATATTTCTTCATCAGCACGATTTTACCGTGATGATGATGGTATTTTACATATCAGCACCTACTTTTTGACGAAAAATAAAAATTTTCAGGTCGATGGCGAAACCGATGACAACTCGAGCATTTTGGCAACCGTGCAAACGGTAGCCTTTATTTTGCATAAACAACACCTGTTTACCCTGCGCGGTGAAAAACTGGTAGCCTTTCGCGCTTTCCGTGCCCGTGCCCGCCGCAATGACTATGAGATTGACTATAAAGACCCGACCTGGGTCTTGCTTGGTTTGCTGGAAGCCAAACTGGATGAACTTGCGGATATCCTGGAAGATATCCACAAGGATCTGGAAAAGTACTCTACCGAAGTGCTCAACAACCGCCATCGTGAACAGATTCTCGATCTGGATGACATGATTACCCGTCTGGCACAATTGGAAGACATACTTGGAAAAGCACAATTGTGTTTAATCGATTTGCGCCGTGTCCTGACTTTCCTGTCCCGTCCACGTGCGTTGGGCAGTCATATTTATGATGCCGATATTCGGGAACTGAGCGAAGATGTTCGATCTCTGGTCGAACATGATGCCTTCCTGTTCCAGAAGGTTCGGTTCTTGCTGGATACCACCTCGGGATTCATTAACACCGAACAGAACGATACCATCCGTCGCTTCTCGATCTTGCCAAGTATGCTTGCGCCGCCAATGCTGGTTGCCAGTGTTTATGGCATGAATACCGATGTACTGCCCTTTGCACGAGGAACCACCAGCTTCATTATGGTCAGCATTATTTTAGCGGCTTTCTTTATTGGACCGCTGGCCTATTTCCGCTGGAAGAAATGGATTTGA
- a CDS encoding TIGR00730 family Rossman fold protein, whose protein sequence is MTKSIAIFCGSALGTDSIFLDTAQKVGQTLARQGKTLVYGGGRSGLMGMVADSALQAGGKVIGVIPRVLVDHELAHPHLTELHVVANMHERKTRMSELSDAFIALPGGAGTLEEIFEQWTWSQLGIHLKPCAFLNVAGFYDDLLKFIQLTTVKGFTQPRFADSMIASDSIEEILQQFDAFRAPQPKWGMADQEILVKHA, encoded by the coding sequence ATGACGAAATCGATCGCAATTTTTTGTGGCTCAGCTTTAGGTACCGATTCGATTTTTTTAGATACCGCACAAAAAGTGGGACAAACCCTTGCCCGGCAAGGTAAAACGCTGGTCTATGGCGGTGGCCGTTCTGGCTTGATGGGTATGGTAGCTGATAGTGCTTTACAGGCAGGCGGCAAAGTCATTGGGGTAATCCCAAGGGTGTTGGTGGATCATGAGCTGGCTCATCCGCATTTAACCGAATTGCATGTGGTGGCCAATATGCATGAACGTAAAACCAGGATGTCGGAACTTTCTGATGCCTTTATTGCCTTGCCAGGTGGTGCAGGTACACTGGAAGAGATTTTTGAGCAATGGACCTGGTCACAGCTCGGTATTCATTTAAAGCCCTGTGCATTTTTAAATGTGGCCGGATTTTACGATGATTTGCTGAAATTTATTCAGTTAACCACAGTAAAAGGTTTTACCCAGCCACGTTTTGCAGACAGTATGATTGCTTCGGATTCCATTGAAGAGATTTTGCAACAATTTGATGCTTTTCGAGCGCCACAACCGAAATGGGGTATGGCTGATCAAGAAATTTTGGTGAAACATGCATGA
- a CDS encoding NUDIX hydrolase: MNIITVAAAIILNDQQQLLVVRKRNTSCFMQVGGKLEPHEPPEITMLREIQEEIGCRASIEQFIGRFETATANEPDHQLVSYLYYVTLDHAPKIAAEIAEMKWVDLEAQTTPLAPLTREIVMPWVKRFLTESMMS, translated from the coding sequence ATGAATATCATTACTGTGGCGGCGGCCATTATTTTAAATGATCAACAGCAACTGTTAGTGGTGCGTAAACGTAACACGTCCTGCTTTATGCAGGTGGGTGGCAAGCTTGAACCCCATGAGCCACCCGAAATCACAATGCTGCGTGAAATTCAGGAAGAAATAGGCTGTCGGGCCTCGATTGAGCAATTCATCGGTCGTTTTGAAACTGCCACTGCCAACGAGCCGGATCATCAGCTGGTGAGTTATTTGTATTATGTGACTTTAGATCACGCACCGAAAATTGCCGCAGAAATTGCCGAAATGAAGTGGGTCGATCTGGAGGCTCAAACTACCCCATTAGCACCTTTAACCCGTGAAATTGTCATGCCGTGGGTGAAGCGGTTTTTAACAGAAAGCATGATGT